A single window of Chloracidobacterium sp. DNA harbors:
- a CDS encoding penicillin acylase family protein, whose translation MKNQLSVTLRTIRNGIAAICLISAFAVITTATDRNAELARWERQAANVSIVRDDWGIAHVTGKTDADAVFGAIYAQAEDDFNRIEVNYLNSLGRLAEAEGEKAIWSDLRQKLFINPDILKRDLASSPAWLQKLTAAWADGLNFYLAKHPQTKPRVLTRFEPWMALSFTEGSIGGDIESVSLRDLAAFYGNTKLAAGSFAINDDVFKEPLGSNGIAIAPSNTRDKKALLLINPHTSFFFRSELQMTSGEGLNAYGASTWGQFFIYQGFNEHCGWMHTSSAADVIDEYLETVIKSGNHYDYKYGSEERPFATADITVPFKTEKGLAQRTFTTYYSQHGPVVREENGKWVTVSLMNKPVAALIQSYMRTKAKNYSEFKTVMEQQQANSSNATIYADRDGRIAYFHVNYMPRRNPKFDWTKPVDGSDPATDQKGLHTMAESPDLLDPKSGWLYNSNNWPWSAAGASSLKQSDYPAYVDSGVESARGLHAIKVLQGKRDFTLDSLRDAAYDSYLTWFDKALPSLIKAWDAAAASDPLKAKTADQIAALKAWDRRWAVDSVPTSLAIFWAEDLVRLIAPDAQKTKMSFEDYIAERAAPESMLKSLAAASDKLTADFGKWQTPWGDINRFQRITDDIVHPFSDAAPSIPVGFTSANYGSLASFGARRYMGSKKLYGSYGNSFVAVVEFGQKVRAKAVTAGGESGDPKSKHFNDQAENYAAGNLREVYFYPAQLKGHTESKYRPGN comes from the coding sequence ATGAAGAATCAATTGTCCGTCACTCTGAGAACGATCCGGAACGGGATCGCCGCTATTTGTCTGATATCGGCATTTGCAGTTATCACAACTGCTACCGATCGCAACGCGGAACTTGCGCGTTGGGAGCGGCAGGCGGCAAATGTCTCGATCGTACGTGACGATTGGGGCATCGCTCACGTTACGGGCAAAACTGATGCTGATGCGGTATTCGGGGCGATCTACGCTCAGGCGGAGGACGACTTTAACCGCATTGAGGTCAACTACTTAAACTCGCTCGGGCGGCTCGCCGAGGCCGAGGGTGAAAAGGCGATCTGGAGCGATCTGCGGCAGAAATTATTTATCAATCCCGACATACTCAAACGAGACCTCGCCTCCTCGCCCGCATGGTTGCAAAAACTAACGGCGGCGTGGGCCGACGGGCTTAACTTTTATCTCGCAAAGCATCCGCAGACCAAACCGCGAGTGCTGACGCGGTTTGAGCCGTGGATGGCACTCAGCTTTACAGAGGGCAGCATCGGCGGTGATATCGAGTCGGTCAGCCTGCGCGACCTGGCCGCATTTTATGGCAATACGAAATTGGCTGCGGGTTCGTTTGCAATAAACGACGATGTCTTCAAAGAGCCTCTGGGTTCGAACGGCATCGCCATCGCGCCGTCAAATACGCGGGATAAAAAGGCTCTGCTACTGATCAATCCGCACACGTCGTTCTTTTTCCGCTCGGAGCTGCAGATGACGAGCGGCGAGGGCCTCAATGCCTACGGTGCATCGACGTGGGGACAGTTTTTTATCTATCAGGGCTTTAATGAACATTGCGGTTGGATGCATACGTCGAGTGCGGCAGACGTCATTGACGAATATCTCGAGACCGTCATTAAAAGCGGTAACCATTACGATTACAAGTACGGCAGTGAGGAACGCCCGTTTGCGACCGCAGATATAACGGTGCCCTTCAAGACCGAAAAGGGCTTGGCGCAACGCACATTTACGACCTACTATTCACAACACGGTCCGGTCGTGCGTGAGGAAAATGGTAAATGGGTGACCGTCAGCCTGATGAACAAACCGGTCGCTGCCCTTATCCAATCGTATATGCGGACCAAGGCGAAAAACTATTCTGAATTTAAGACGGTGATGGAGCAACAACAAGCCAATTCATCAAACGCAACGATCTATGCCGACCGCGACGGACGCATCGCCTATTTTCACGTCAACTATATGCCGCGCCGCAACCCGAAATTTGACTGGACGAAACCCGTCGACGGCTCTGACCCAGCGACCGATCAGAAAGGACTGCATACAATGGCCGAGTCGCCCGATCTGCTCGACCCCAAGAGTGGCTGGCTATACAACAGCAACAATTGGCCCTGGTCGGCCGCCGGTGCGAGCAGTCTGAAACAATCCGATTATCCCGCATATGTCGACAGCGGCGTCGAATCAGCCCGCGGACTACACGCCATCAAGGTGTTGCAGGGCAAGCGCGATTTTACGCTCGATTCGCTCCGCGATGCCGCGTACGACAGTTACCTGACATGGTTTGACAAGGCACTGCCCTCGCTGATCAAAGCCTGGGATGCCGCCGCCGCGTCCGACCCGCTCAAAGCAAAGACGGCCGACCAGATCGCCGCATTAAAGGCTTGGGATCGACGCTGGGCGGTGGACTCAGTGCCGACATCACTTGCTATTTTCTGGGCCGAAGATCTGGTGCGTCTGATCGCCCCGGACGCTCAAAAGACTAAGATGTCGTTCGAAGATTACATTGCCGAACGAGCGGCACCGGAATCGATGCTCAAGTCGCTCGCGGCGGCATCCGATAAACTTACGGCGGATTTTGGCAAATGGCAGACGCCGTGGGGCGACATTAACCGCTTTCAGAGGATCACGGATGACATCGTTCATCCTTTCAGCGATGCTGCCCCAAGCATACCGGTAGGCTTTACGTCGGCGAATTACGGTTCGCTTGCGTCATTTGGAGCCCGAAGGTATATGGGATCGAAAAAACTTTACGGTAGCTATGGAAACAGCTTTGTCGCGGTCGTTGAGTTCGGTCAAAAGGTCCGAGCCAAGGCCGTAACCGCCGGCGGCGAGAGCGGCGACCCGAAATCCAAGCATTTTAACGATCAGGCCGAAAACTATGCCGCCGGAAATTTACGCGAAGTGTACTTTTATCCGGCACAGCTAAAGGGCCATACCGAAAGCAAATACCGCCCCGGCAATTAA
- a CDS encoding phosphomannomutase/phosphoglucomutase, with the protein MDPNIFREYDIRGIVGPQLTTDTVATLGKAIGTFFSQNGAKRIAIGYDARVSSPLFCDLLTQGFNMAGCDVVLIGMVPTPVLYHTVFTRDVDGGVMITGSHNPPDHNGFKICLGKSTLFGSQIQEIRQIAFSGDFASGGGTVEHLEVLNEYCRDIASRIDLGPRKIKAVVDAGNGMGGVTGVPVYSQLGVELVELFTEPDSSFPNHHPDPTVTENLKDTIDTVRETKADIGIAFDGDGDRIGVVDENGRIIWGDELMVLLSRSILETRPGATIIAEVKCSQTLYDDIAKHGGNGIMWKAGHSLIKAKMKETDAALAGEMSGHIFFADRFYGFDDATYAGARVIEILSKTDKPLSELLSDLPTTFSTPELRVDCSDDTKFDVVAKVAEYFARDHEVITIDGARILFENGWGLVRASNTQAILVLRFEAQSDARLAEIRAIVESKVAEFIVAAA; encoded by the coding sequence ATGGATCCCAACATTTTCAGAGAATATGACATACGTGGTATCGTCGGGCCACAACTAACGACCGATACCGTCGCCACACTTGGTAAGGCGATCGGTACATTCTTTAGCCAAAACGGGGCGAAGCGGATCGCGATCGGGTACGATGCCCGAGTTAGCTCACCACTGTTTTGCGATCTTCTAACGCAGGGCTTCAATATGGCCGGCTGCGACGTTGTGCTGATCGGTATGGTTCCGACGCCGGTGCTCTATCACACGGTCTTTACGCGTGATGTGGATGGCGGCGTGATGATCACTGGATCGCACAATCCGCCCGACCACAATGGATTTAAGATCTGTCTGGGCAAGTCCACATTGTTCGGTTCGCAGATACAGGAGATCCGGCAGATCGCGTTTTCGGGCGACTTTGCATCCGGTGGCGGGACGGTCGAGCATCTTGAAGTTCTGAACGAATATTGCCGCGACATCGCCTCTCGGATCGACCTTGGGCCGCGCAAGATCAAGGCGGTTGTTGATGCCGGCAACGGGATGGGCGGCGTGACTGGCGTTCCGGTCTACTCGCAACTCGGCGTCGAACTCGTCGAACTATTTACCGAGCCTGATTCGAGCTTTCCCAACCATCATCCCGACCCGACCGTGACCGAAAATCTCAAAGATACGATCGATACGGTTCGCGAAACTAAGGCCGACATCGGCATAGCGTTTGACGGCGACGGCGACCGAATCGGTGTTGTGGACGAGAACGGCCGCATCATCTGGGGCGACGAACTTATGGTCCTGCTCTCACGCTCGATCCTCGAGACTCGTCCCGGAGCGACGATCATCGCCGAGGTAAAATGTTCGCAAACTCTCTATGACGACATCGCCAAACACGGCGGTAACGGCATTATGTGGAAGGCCGGCCACTCGCTGATCAAAGCAAAGATGAAAGAGACCGATGCTGCCCTTGCCGGTGAAATGAGCGGCCACATCTTCTTTGCCGACCGATTTTACGGCTTTGACGATGCTACGTACGCCGGTGCCCGTGTGATCGAGATACTCTCCAAGACCGACAAGCCGCTCTCAGAGTTGCTCAGCGATCTGCCCACGACATTTTCGACGCCGGAACTGCGTGTCGACTGTTCCGATGACACAAAATTTGACGTCGTCGCCAAAGTTGCCGAGTATTTTGCACGCGATCACGAGGTGATCACTATCGATGGTGCCCGCATCCTTTTCGAAAATGGTTGGGGCCTCGTGCGTGCATCAAATACTCAGGCGATCCTCGTCTTGCGATTTGAGGCTCAGTCCGACGCCCGCCTGGCCGAGATCCGGGCCATTGTCGAATCAAAGGTTGCCGAGTTTATCGTCGCTGCAGCGTGA
- a CDS encoding VWA domain-containing protein → MRSNYRIIFFAAAFLVFLAIADVNAQTATPTPTPVTNSSDDPGVTKIFEVRLPVTVLQKNKLMSGFTRGDFQVFEDGVQQEVTFFSDEKTNPPVFVGVLMDTSPSTAGKIGFSKEAAKNFIYTVTRLRKDKAAFMTFDHEVTLRQDFTDKLDLLDRAVDKVSKVGSQTSLYDAVWQFSDEKLRNVPGRRVIVLITDGDDTFSRAELKDAIDIAQRTETTIFGISTKAGFLGTVPGVEAGTVKDKGDKYLTQLCEDTGGEAFFTGDMLELERAFKKISEELRSQYIITYRPANQNYDGKERKIEVRFADKDRGKDVKIRTKSSYRAIKDSLK, encoded by the coding sequence ATGAGATCAAACTACCGAATTATATTTTTCGCAGCCGCATTTTTAGTATTTCTGGCGATCGCTGACGTCAACGCTCAGACCGCGACACCAACGCCGACGCCAGTCACCAATTCGTCTGACGACCCGGGCGTCACCAAGATCTTTGAGGTGCGACTGCCGGTCACGGTGCTGCAAAAAAATAAGCTGATGTCCGGCTTTACACGCGGCGACTTTCAGGTTTTTGAGGATGGCGTGCAGCAAGAGGTCACGTTCTTTTCGGACGAAAAGACCAATCCGCCTGTATTTGTCGGAGTGCTGATGGATACGTCGCCATCAACCGCCGGTAAGATCGGATTTTCGAAAGAAGCGGCAAAGAATTTCATTTACACTGTAACGCGTCTGCGAAAGGATAAAGCTGCATTTATGACTTTTGACCACGAGGTCACTCTCCGACAAGATTTTACGGACAAACTCGACCTGCTCGACCGTGCCGTCGATAAGGTAAGCAAGGTCGGATCGCAGACCTCGCTATACGACGCCGTATGGCAGTTTTCGGATGAAAAGCTACGAAATGTGCCCGGTCGCCGGGTCATTGTGCTCATCACGGATGGCGACGACACCTTTAGCCGGGCTGAGTTGAAAGACGCGATCGACATTGCGCAGCGAACCGAAACGACCATTTTCGGCATCTCTACCAAAGCAGGCTTTCTTGGCACGGTTCCGGGAGTCGAGGCCGGGACCGTTAAGGACAAGGGCGACAAGTATCTGACCCAACTATGCGAAGACACCGGCGGCGAGGCGTTTTTCACCGGCGATATGCTCGAGCTCGAGCGGGCATTTAAGAAGATATCAGAGGAACTTCGCTCACAATACATCATCACTTATCGCCCGGCCAATCAGAATTATGACGGTAAGGAACGCAAGATCGAGGTGCGATTTGCCGACAAGGACCGCGGTAAAGATGTCAAGATCCGTACCAAATCCAGCTATCGTGCTATCAAAGACAGTCTGAAATAG
- the lepA gene encoding elongation factor 4 — MDTELIRNFSIIAHIDHGKSTLADRLLQLTGAVAERDMEAQLLDSMDLERERGITIKSHAVRLDYTAKDRKQYVLNLIDTPGHVDFSYEVSRSLSACEGALLVVDASQGVEAQTLANTYLAIENDLELIPVLNKIDLPSAEPDRIKEQIENIIGLDAGEAVLTSAKTGLGVDEVLEAIIAKVPPPKGDRNAPVKALIFDSWYDSYRGVIVLFRMIDGTLKKGMKIRFFNTGRDYLVETVGVNRPRPTPIDELGPGEVGFLTASIKTVADVQIGDTITDSARPVTEPLPGFQEVKPMVFAGLYPIDSAQYEDLRDAMDKLRLNDASFFYEPESSTALGFGFRCGFLGLLHMEIIQERLEREFNLELITTAPGVRYRVTTTDGVVAEIDSPSKMPDSSRIVKIEEPFIEATILTNDDYLGGILPLLDEKRGVQRKFEYITTNRVMLVYSLPLNEIVLDFYDRLKSVSKGYASLDYHVSGYQASKLVKLDVLVSGEPVDALSVIMHADTATSKGKLLTAKMKELIPRQMFEVAIQAAIGNKVIARETVKAMGKNVIAKCYGGDISRKRKLLEKQKEGKKRMKKVGRVEIPQEAFLAVLKVNES; from the coding sequence ATGGATACCGAACTTATTAGAAATTTCTCGATCATTGCCCATATCGACCACGGCAAATCGACGCTCGCCGACCGCTTATTACAATTGACCGGAGCAGTTGCCGAGCGCGATATGGAGGCGCAACTGCTCGACAGTATGGATCTCGAACGTGAACGCGGGATCACGATCAAGTCCCACGCAGTGCGGCTTGACTACACGGCAAAGGACCGCAAACAGTATGTTCTCAATCTGATCGATACACCGGGCCACGTCGATTTTTCTTACGAGGTTTCGCGATCACTCTCGGCTTGCGAGGGGGCGTTGCTGGTCGTCGACGCATCGCAGGGCGTCGAGGCACAAACTCTTGCAAACACATATCTTGCGATCGAAAACGATCTCGAACTGATTCCGGTACTTAACAAGATAGATCTGCCGTCCGCCGAACCGGACCGGATCAAGGAGCAGATCGAGAATATCATCGGCCTGGACGCCGGCGAGGCGGTACTGACGTCGGCCAAGACCGGCCTCGGCGTTGACGAAGTACTCGAGGCGATCATCGCTAAGGTGCCGCCGCCGAAAGGCGACCGCAACGCTCCGGTCAAAGCACTTATCTTCGACAGTTGGTACGATTCGTACCGGGGCGTCATCGTGCTGTTTCGTATGATCGACGGAACCCTTAAAAAAGGGATGAAGATCAGATTTTTTAACACCGGCCGCGACTATCTGGTCGAAACGGTTGGCGTCAACCGTCCGCGTCCGACGCCGATCGACGAACTCGGGCCGGGCGAAGTCGGCTTTCTGACCGCATCGATCAAGACTGTGGCCGACGTACAGATCGGTGATACGATCACTGACTCGGCGAGACCGGTCACGGAGCCGCTCCCCGGTTTTCAGGAAGTAAAGCCGATGGTCTTTGCCGGTCTATATCCCATCGATTCCGCCCAGTACGAGGACCTCCGCGATGCGATGGATAAGCTCCGTTTGAATGACGCATCTTTCTTCTACGAGCCGGAAAGCTCGACCGCACTCGGCTTCGGCTTCCGCTGCGGATTTCTCGGCCTGCTCCATATGGAGATCATCCAGGAGCGGTTAGAGCGCGAATTTAACCTCGAATTGATCACCACCGCCCCCGGCGTGCGTTACCGCGTTACGACGACCGACGGCGTGGTTGCCGAGATCGACAGTCCATCGAAAATGCCGGACAGCAGCCGTATAGTCAAGATCGAGGAGCCTTTCATCGAGGCGACGATCCTGACCAATGACGACTACCTTGGCGGGATACTGCCGCTTTTGGACGAAAAACGCGGCGTGCAGAGAAAGTTTGAGTACATTACGACCAACCGCGTTATGCTCGTCTACTCGCTGCCGCTGAACGAGATAGTGCTCGATTTCTATGACCGTCTAAAGAGCGTCTCCAAGGGTTACGCATCGCTCGATTATCACGTCTCCGGCTATCAGGCCAGCAAACTCGTTAAGCTCGATGTGCTCGTATCAGGCGAACCGGTCGACGCACTTTCGGTGATAATGCATGCCGATACCGCGACGTCGAAAGGCAAACTCCTGACCGCAAAGATGAAAGAACTCATCCCGCGGCAGATGTTCGAAGTTGCCATTCAGGCTGCGATCGGCAACAAGGTCATTGCCCGCGAAACCGTCAAGGCAATGGGCAAAAACGTCATTGCTAAGTGCTACGGCGGCGACATCTCTCGTAAACGCAAACTGCTCGAAAAACAGAAAGAAGGCAAAAAGCGTATGAAAAAAGTTGGCCGTGTAGAGATCCCGCAGGAAGCGTTCTTGGCCGTGCTCAAGGTCAACGAGAGTTAG
- the nhaA gene encoding Na+/H+ antiporter NhaA, translated as MRVVPKKLSNTFKAFFDSEKSGGILLIVCTGISILVANSVIGDQYLGVLQRDLAGLTVEHWVNDGLMAVFFLLIGLELERELYNGELSSFRTALLPVIAAIGGVALPGMIHFALNAGTVTQAGVGIPMATDIAFSLGVLALLGNRIPASLKVFLVAFAVMDDLFAIIIIAIFYTAKFSIFYLAGAMAVWVLLIVLNHYFKVMSLVPYLIGGALMWFLMLKSGVHATIAGVLLAFAMPFSTKQDDEESPSHRLEHLLHKPVAFVILPIFALANTAIVIGADWSQNLLTANSEGIMAGLLIGKPLGILVVGFAAVTFGLCKLPEDLNWKHIAGAGMLGGIGFTMSIFITNLAFVGDAQVINASKIAVLLASLTAGIVGFIWLRLVTKSEE; from the coding sequence ATGCGTGTGGTACCGAAAAAATTATCAAATACATTCAAAGCATTTTTTGACTCGGAAAAATCGGGTGGAATATTGCTGATCGTTTGTACGGGCATCTCGATCCTGGTGGCAAACTCGGTTATTGGAGATCAGTATCTCGGAGTTCTGCAGCGGGATTTGGCCGGATTGACCGTAGAGCATTGGGTGAACGATGGGCTGATGGCTGTGTTCTTTCTGCTGATCGGCCTGGAGCTCGAACGCGAGCTTTATAACGGCGAGTTGTCGAGTTTCAGGACGGCACTGCTCCCTGTTATCGCGGCGATCGGCGGCGTAGCGTTGCCGGGAATGATTCACTTTGCACTTAATGCGGGAACTGTCACACAAGCTGGTGTCGGAATCCCGATGGCGACCGATATTGCGTTTTCGCTTGGTGTGCTGGCGTTGCTCGGCAATCGTATTCCGGCGTCTCTGAAAGTGTTTCTCGTGGCGTTTGCGGTGATGGACGATCTGTTTGCCATAATCATCATTGCAATCTTTTACACGGCAAAGTTTTCTATCTTCTATTTAGCCGGAGCAATGGCGGTTTGGGTTCTGTTAATAGTTCTGAATCACTATTTCAAGGTTATGTCGCTCGTGCCGTATCTGATCGGCGGGGCGTTGATGTGGTTTTTGATGTTGAAGTCGGGTGTTCACGCGACAATTGCCGGCGTGTTGCTCGCGTTTGCGATGCCGTTCTCAACCAAGCAAGATGACGAAGAATCGCCGTCACACCGTCTCGAACATCTGCTTCACAAACCTGTCGCGTTCGTGATCCTGCCGATCTTCGCGTTAGCGAATACGGCGATCGTGATCGGAGCAGATTGGTCGCAAAATCTGTTGACGGCTAACAGCGAAGGAATAATGGCTGGCTTGTTGATAGGAAAACCTTTGGGAATTTTGGTGGTTGGTTTCGCCGCCGTCACTTTCGGTCTGTGCAAATTGCCCGAAGACCTGAATTGGAAGCACATTGCGGGTGCCGGAATGCTCGGCGGGATCGGTTTCACAATGTCGATCTTTATTACTAATCTTGCCTTTGTTGGCGACGCTCAAGTAATAAACGCGTCGAAGATCGCAGTGCTGTTGGCGTCGCTTACCGCCGGAATTGTGGGTTTTATTTGGCTACGATTAGTTACAAAGTCGGAAGAATAA